In Cryptococcus deuterogattii R265 chromosome 4, complete sequence, a genomic segment contains:
- a CDS encoding 3-hydroxyisobutyryl-CoA hydrolase — protein sequence MSSLARIQLLPRMSRPVATSRLAVLNRHLSSSSQMAAPREELVLFESQQNTRIYKLNRSAKLNSLNHEMIDSLSNKIKAWRELDSCKVIIGTGDSRAFCAGGDVKQLVLDLKEGKQTAVPFFKSEFQLNWLLARLGKPYVAVIDGVTMGGGGGISLPAHIRIATPRTIFAMPETKIGYSPDVGSNYYFAQLDGFIGAWLAVTGQEVYGRAAYELGIATHYVTENNISDIIYQITQHPSPTPANISSLISSYTAPASTASAVSSKYSPDGPTPIKGEIRKFLDKTFNKKSIQEIYAALDKSQSDDKLSSEVKEWAVQQKLQMEARSPTGMAVALQNYRKARETRRLDRTLLNDISMATAYTGTNRATDDFITGVSAVLIDRSKGPVAWAPKDINEESLSPQNINSRFFSASSPHVADKPEIEFIPSSASKLDSGRDSTWGQFRKYGLPSEEVVRAAVDGYAPGSGAFALLEEELIEQFIDAQGDVQGTRRDEVVKRVKDVVNTCCKKGKDGYLEWIA from the exons ATGTCTTCCTTAGCCCGTATACAACTCCTACCGCGTATGTCTCGCCCGGTAGCTACCTCTAGGCTCGCAGTACTCAACAGAcatctctcctcatcttcgcaAATGGCCGCCCCTCGCGAG GAACTCGTGCTTTTCGAGTCTCAGCAAAACACCAGGATATACAAGCTCAATCGATCTGCCAAGCTGAATTCCCTCAATCATGAGATGATCGATTCTCTATCAAATAAAATCAAG GCTTGGCGAGAACTTGATTCTTGCAAAGTCATCATCGGAACAGGCGATAGTCGGGCTTTTTGCGCCGGTGGGGACGTAAAGC AACTCGTCCTCGACCTTAAAGAGGGCAAGCAAACTGCGGttccattcttcaaaaGTGAATTTCAGCTCAACTGGTTGCTCGCAAGACTAGGAAAGCCTTACGTCGCTGTCATTGATGGTGTTACCA tgggtggtggtggtggtattTCTCTTCCTGCGCACATCAGAATAGCCACTCCACGCACCATCTTCGCCATGCCTGAAACCAAGATTGGCTACTCCCCTGACGTCGGTTCTAACTACTACTTCGCTCAACTCGATGGGTTCATCGGCGCTTGGCTCGCGGTGACCGGTCAGGAAGTGTACGGTCGTGCAGCCTA TGAACTTGGTATTGCGACACACTATGTGACCGAAAACAACATCTCGGATATCATCTATCAGATCACTCAGCACCCTTCCCCCACTCCTGCGAACATTTCCTCCTTGATTTCCTCCTATACAGCGCCCGCTTCTACTGCCAGCGCTGTCTCATCGAAATACTCCCCTGACGGACCCACTCCCATCAAGGGTGAGATTCGCAAATTCCTTGACAAGACTTtcaacaagaagagtatTCAAGAAATTTATGCGGCTCTAGACAAGTCACAGTCCGACGACAAACTCTCCTCTGAGGTCAAGGAGTGGGCTGTCCAACAAAAGCTTCAAATGGAAGCTCGCTCGCCGACTGGTATGGCTGTTGCCCTTCAAAACTATCGTAAGGCTCGTGAGACCCGTCGACTTGACCGAACATTGTTGAACGACATATCAATGGCCACTGCTTACACCGGAACCAATCGTGCGACAGATGATTTCATCACTGGTGTTTCGGCGGTGCTTATTGATCGCTCCAAAGGTCCAGTTGCGTGGGCACCTAAGGACATCAACGAAGAGTCTTTGTCCCCGCAAAATATTAACTCAAGATTCTTTTCTGCATCATCACCTCATGTCGCAGATAAACCCGAGATTGAGTTTATCCCCTCTTCTGCGAGCAAGCTCGACTCTGGTAGGGACTCTACCTGGGGCCAGTTCCGAAAGTATGGTCTGCCATCTGAAGAGGTTGTACGGGCTGCAGTTGATGGGTATGCCCCTGGCTCCGGCGCGTTTGCGCTTctagaggaagagttgatCGAGCAATTTATAGACGCCCAGGGTGATGTACAAGGGACTAGGAGGGATGAGGTTGTAAAGCGAGTCAAAGACGTTGTGAACACTTGCTgcaagaagggaaaggatggataCCTCGAATGGATTGCCTAA